A single window of Balaenoptera ricei isolate mBalRic1 chromosome 15, mBalRic1.hap2, whole genome shotgun sequence DNA harbors:
- the RNPS1 gene encoding RNA-binding protein with serine-rich domain 1 isoform X1, producing the protein MDLSGVKKKSLLGVKENNKKSSTRAPSPTKRKDRSDEKSKDRSKDKGATKESSEKDRGRDKTRKRRSASSGSSSTRSRSSSTSSSGSSTSTGSSSGSSSSSASSRSGSSSTSRSSSSSSSSGSPSPSRRRHDNRRRSRSKSKPPKRDEKERKRRSPSPKPTKVHIGRLTRNVTKDHIMEIFSTYGKIKMIDMPVERMHPHLSKGYAYVEFENPDEAEKALKHMDGGQIDGQEITATAVLAPWPRPPPRRFSPPRRMLPPPPMWRRSPPRMRRRSRSPRRRSPVRRRSRSPGRRRHRSRSSSNSSR; encoded by the exons atggATTTATCAGGAGTGAAAAAGAAGAGCTTGCTAGgagtcaaagaaaataataaaaagtccaGCACTAG GGCTCCTTCTCCTACCAAACGCAAAGACCGCTCTGATGAGAAGTCCAAGGATCGCTCTAAAGATAAGGGGGCCACCAAGGAGTCAAGCGAGAAGGATCGTGGCAGGGATAAAACTCGAAAGAGGCGCAGCGCTTCCAGTGGTAGCAGCAGCACCAG GTCGCGGTCCAGCTCTACCTCCAGCTCGGGCTCCAGCACCAGCACGGGCTCCAGCAGCGGCTCCAGCTCATCTTCAGCATCAAGCCGCTCAGGAAGTTCCAGCACATCCCgcagctccagctccagcagcTCCTCTGGCTCTCCGAGTCCTTCTCGGCGCAGGCATGACAACAGGCGGCGTTCCCGCTCCAA ATCCAAACCACCcaaaagagatgaaaaggaaaggaaaaggcggAGCCCTTCCCCTAAACCCACCAAAGTGCACATTGGAAGGCTCACCAGGAATGTGACCAAG GATCATATCATGGAGATATTCTCCACCtatgggaaaattaaaatgattgacATGCCTGTAGAAAGGATGCACCCCCATCTGTCTAAAGGCTATGCATATGTGGAGTTTGAGAATCCAGATGAGGCCGAGAAGGCGCTGAAGCACATGGACGGAG GACAAATCGATGGCCAGGAGATCACTGCCACTGCTGTGCTGGCCCCCTGGCCTCGGCCACCCCCCAGGCGATTCAGCCCTCCCAGGAGAATGCTGCCACCGCCTCCCATGTGGCGCAGGTCACCCCCACGGATGAGGAGAAG GTCACGTTCCCCTCGGCGCAGGTCCCCCGTGCGCCGGCGATCCCGCTCCCCTGGCCGCCGCCGCCACAGGAGCCGCTCCAGCTCCAACTCCTCCCGATAA
- the RNPS1 gene encoding RNA-binding protein with serine-rich domain 1 isoform X2: MAPSPTKRKDRSDEKSKDRSKDKGATKESSEKDRGRDKTRKRRSASSGSSSTRSRSSSTSSSGSSTSTGSSSGSSSSSASSRSGSSSTSRSSSSSSSSGSPSPSRRRHDNRRRSRSKSKPPKRDEKERKRRSPSPKPTKVHIGRLTRNVTKDHIMEIFSTYGKIKMIDMPVERMHPHLSKGYAYVEFENPDEAEKALKHMDGGQIDGQEITATAVLAPWPRPPPRRFSPPRRMLPPPPMWRRSPPRMRRRSRSPRRRSPVRRRSRSPGRRRHRSRSSSNSSR; the protein is encoded by the exons AT GGCTCCTTCTCCTACCAAACGCAAAGACCGCTCTGATGAGAAGTCCAAGGATCGCTCTAAAGATAAGGGGGCCACCAAGGAGTCAAGCGAGAAGGATCGTGGCAGGGATAAAACTCGAAAGAGGCGCAGCGCTTCCAGTGGTAGCAGCAGCACCAG GTCGCGGTCCAGCTCTACCTCCAGCTCGGGCTCCAGCACCAGCACGGGCTCCAGCAGCGGCTCCAGCTCATCTTCAGCATCAAGCCGCTCAGGAAGTTCCAGCACATCCCgcagctccagctccagcagcTCCTCTGGCTCTCCGAGTCCTTCTCGGCGCAGGCATGACAACAGGCGGCGTTCCCGCTCCAA ATCCAAACCACCcaaaagagatgaaaaggaaaggaaaaggcggAGCCCTTCCCCTAAACCCACCAAAGTGCACATTGGAAGGCTCACCAGGAATGTGACCAAG GATCATATCATGGAGATATTCTCCACCtatgggaaaattaaaatgattgacATGCCTGTAGAAAGGATGCACCCCCATCTGTCTAAAGGCTATGCATATGTGGAGTTTGAGAATCCAGATGAGGCCGAGAAGGCGCTGAAGCACATGGACGGAG GACAAATCGATGGCCAGGAGATCACTGCCACTGCTGTGCTGGCCCCCTGGCCTCGGCCACCCCCCAGGCGATTCAGCCCTCCCAGGAGAATGCTGCCACCGCCTCCCATGTGGCGCAGGTCACCCCCACGGATGAGGAGAAG GTCACGTTCCCCTCGGCGCAGGTCCCCCGTGCGCCGGCGATCCCGCTCCCCTGGCCGCCGCCGCCACAGGAGCCGCTCCAGCTCCAACTCCTCCCGATAA